The proteins below are encoded in one region of Buttiauxella gaviniae:
- the proB gene encoding glutamate 5-kinase: protein MSDSQTLVVKLGTSVLTGGSRRLNRAHIVELVRQCAQLHASGHRIVIVTSGAIAAGREHLGYPELPATIASKQLLAAVGQSRLIQLWEQLFSIYGIHVGQMLLTRADMEDRERFLNARDTLRALLDNNIVPIINENDAVATAEIKVGDNDNLSALAAILAGADKLLLLTDQQGLFTADPRNNPAAELIKEVHGIDDALRAIAGDSVSGLGTGGMGTKLQAADVACRAGIDVVIAAGSKPGVIGDVMAGTPVGTRFHAQQSPLENRKRWIFGAPPAGEITVDDGALAAILERGSSLLPKGIKDVKGNFSRGEVIRIRSLEGRDIAHGVCRYNSDALRRIAGHHSQQIDEILGYEYGPVAVHRDDMIVN from the coding sequence ATGAGTGATAGCCAGACGCTGGTGGTTAAACTAGGCACGAGCGTATTAACCGGTGGCTCACGCCGCCTGAATCGGGCTCATATTGTTGAGCTGGTGCGTCAGTGCGCACAACTTCATGCCTCAGGGCATCGCATCGTTATCGTGACTTCCGGGGCTATTGCTGCGGGACGTGAGCATTTAGGCTACCCCGAACTCCCCGCAACCATCGCCTCGAAACAATTGCTGGCGGCGGTAGGGCAAAGCAGGCTGATCCAACTTTGGGAGCAGCTGTTTTCTATTTACGGCATTCACGTTGGGCAGATGCTGCTGACGCGTGCTGATATGGAAGATCGCGAACGTTTTCTTAATGCGCGCGATACCTTGCGTGCCCTGCTGGATAACAACATCGTACCTATAATTAATGAAAACGATGCCGTTGCGACAGCAGAAATTAAGGTCGGCGATAATGATAACCTTTCTGCGCTAGCCGCTATTCTGGCGGGGGCGGATAAGCTACTTTTGCTGACCGATCAGCAAGGGCTATTTACTGCAGACCCTCGCAATAATCCAGCCGCTGAATTGATCAAAGAAGTCCACGGCATTGATGATGCGCTGCGCGCAATTGCCGGTGACAGTGTTTCCGGGCTGGGAACCGGCGGTATGGGCACGAAATTGCAGGCTGCCGATGTTGCCTGTCGGGCTGGTATTGATGTTGTGATTGCTGCGGGTAGCAAGCCTGGCGTAATTGGCGATGTGATGGCAGGAACGCCGGTTGGAACGCGCTTCCACGCTCAACAATCACCATTAGAAAATCGTAAGCGCTGGATTTTTGGTGCTCCTCCTGCGGGTGAAATCACCGTTGATGACGGTGCGCTGGCAGCGATCCTTGAGCGCGGTAGTTCTTTATTGCCGAAAGGTATCAAAGACGTAAAAGGTAATTTCTCCCGCGGGGAAGTCATCCGCATCCGTAGTCTGGAAGGGCGTGATATTGCGCACGGAGTTTGCCGCTATAACAGCGATGCTCTGCGTCGAATTGCGGGCCACCACTCTCAACAAATTGATGAAATTCTCGGTTACGAATATGGCCCGGTTGCCGTTCATCGTGACGATATGATTGTTAACTAA
- the proA gene encoding glutamate-5-semialdehyde dehydrogenase translates to MLEQMGKAAKAASYQMALLSSREKNRALEKIADYLEAQSESILSANEQDLAEAKTNGLSEAMLDRLQLTPVRLKSIADDVRQVCNLADPVGQVIDGGLLDSGLRLERRRVPLGVVGVIYEARPNVTVDVASLCLKTGNAAILRGGKETWRTNAATVKVIQQALTECGLPSAAIQAIESPDRALVSELLRMDKYIDMLIPRGGAGLHKLCREQSTIPVITGGIGVCHIFVDESAEFTPSLNIIVNAKTQRPSTCNTVETLLVHQKIVETFLPALSQQMAKSGVTLHADEKSLQLLQNGPAEAMPVKAEDYDDEWLSLHLNVKVVADIDHAIDHIREHGTQHSDAILTRTLSHADRFVNEVDSSAVYVNASTRFTDGGQFGLGAEVAVSTQKLHARGPMGLEALTTYKWIGFGNDTIRS, encoded by the coding sequence ATGCTGGAACAAATGGGCAAAGCAGCCAAGGCCGCCTCTTATCAGATGGCACTGCTCTCCAGCCGCGAAAAAAATCGTGCGCTGGAAAAGATTGCCGATTATTTGGAAGCACAATCCGAAAGTATCTTATCGGCCAACGAGCAGGATTTAGCTGAAGCAAAAACGAATGGCTTGAGCGAGGCCATGCTCGATCGTTTGCAACTGACTCCGGTACGCTTGAAAAGTATTGCTGACGATGTCCGACAAGTCTGCAATCTGGCGGATCCCGTAGGGCAGGTGATTGATGGCGGTTTGCTGGATAGTGGATTGCGTCTTGAACGCCGCCGCGTGCCACTGGGCGTGGTAGGTGTCATTTATGAGGCGCGTCCAAATGTCACCGTTGATGTGGCCTCCCTGTGTCTGAAAACTGGTAATGCGGCAATTTTACGTGGTGGGAAAGAAACCTGGCGTACAAATGCGGCAACGGTAAAAGTTATTCAGCAAGCGTTGACCGAATGCGGCTTGCCGTCTGCTGCTATACAGGCAATTGAAAGTCCAGATCGCGCCCTGGTGTCTGAATTACTGCGCATGGATAAGTATATCGATATGCTGATTCCACGTGGCGGCGCGGGTCTGCATAAACTTTGCCGTGAACAATCCACGATACCTGTTATTACCGGTGGCATCGGTGTCTGCCATATTTTCGTCGATGAAAGCGCTGAATTTACTCCGTCTCTGAATATTATCGTGAATGCCAAAACGCAACGGCCAAGCACTTGCAACACCGTTGAAACGTTATTGGTGCATCAGAAAATAGTCGAAACCTTCTTGCCGGCATTAAGCCAACAAATGGCAAAATCTGGCGTTACGTTGCATGCAGATGAAAAATCGCTGCAGTTGTTGCAAAACGGCCCGGCGGAAGCTATGCCAGTTAAAGCGGAAGATTATGACGATGAGTGGTTGTCACTCCATCTGAATGTGAAAGTTGTCGCTGATATTGATCATGCCATCGATCATATTCGTGAACACGGTACGCAGCATTCGGATGCCATCCTGACTCGCACGTTAAGTCACGCAGATCGTTTTGTTAATGAGGTCGACTCCTCTGCGGTTTATGTCAACGCTTCAACACGCTTTACCGATGGCGGCCAGTTTGGCTTGGGAGCGGAAGTCGCTGTGAGCACGCAGAAACTTCATGCCCGCGGGCCGATGGGGCTTGAAGCCTTAACGACTTACAAATGGATAGGGTTTGGTAACGATACTATTCGTTCGTAA
- a CDS encoding autotransporter outer membrane beta-barrel domain-containing protein, with the protein MHSWKKKLVVSQLALACTLAIASQANATTYNTFGYHDDSKTAFSWSDWENADKLNYISYDGYIYNNAADGAYDQTFNNDVVNGVISTYYLSNDYADGAANTLNISNSNIHGMITSQQVTDNDGHSWTNSDINVDHNWVDGDVFTLNIANSTIDDDYEYFYFTDSYLNADGKAASEEYRTADLANLGTAVTLDVESNITISDNSRVAGIALSQGNTSNEKYTSESHTWDNNISVVNSTVTSGSYTPLEGNGFYGNSAEPSDYSGSGGGNDVAMSFADSSASDYAMKNNVKLDHSTLMGDVKFESTWNANFYPNGHDSNDDGVLNTNGGWVDDSLNVDELNITLDNGSKWVGAAESNYESINTTQIYDVAVNSLEPASTYDHWGNTVDDQSFQSGLFNVALNNGSEWNTVNGSNIDTLTVNNASQVNVAKGSSLLADAITLTNGSTMNLSSDGVVGTDHLTVDGYSKVDLYDETAYLVANTITVSNGGEFSIGAGDLDAGLFKTDKMELTNGGVFNINSSDYVLDADLVNGHTNTTNTQDATYGYGVIAMNSDGHLTVNGNGNTNNPDQEFSVNDANDGTVAAAGNYKVRINNSTGAGSVANYKDKEIIYVNDQNSTATFSAANKADLGAYTYQAKQEGNTVVLQQGDLTDYANMALSIPSANTNIWNLEQDALATRLANGRHTPAGDTGGAWVTYIGGGFSGDNGVLNYDQDVNGIMVGLDKQIDGNSAKWTVGAAAGFAKGDISNNSGSVDQDSQSARIYSSARFQNNIFLDSTLSYSHYSNDLTATMSNGTAVDGDISSDAWGFGMKLGYDVQLNQQGYVTPYASISGLFQDGDNYQLSNDMKVGSQSYDSLRYELGVDAGYTINYGDQALIPYFKLAYVYDDSNGNSADVNGDDIDNGVEGSAVRVGLGSQFSFTKNFAAYADTNYLGGGDVDQDWSANVGVKYTW; encoded by the coding sequence ATGCATTCTTGGAAAAAGAAACTCGTTGTATCTCAACTAGCATTAGCCTGCACGTTGGCAATTGCTTCTCAGGCAAATGCTACCACTTATAACACTTTCGGTTATCACGATGACTCAAAAACTGCATTTAGTTGGAGTGATTGGGAAAACGCCGATAAACTTAACTACATTTCTTACGATGGTTATATCTATAACAATGCGGCTGATGGCGCTTATGATCAAACCTTCAATAACGATGTTGTAAATGGTGTTATTTCTACATACTACCTTAGTAATGATTATGCTGACGGTGCGGCGAATACGCTGAATATTTCCAATTCAAATATTCATGGCATGATTACCTCTCAGCAAGTTACTGACAATGATGGTCATTCCTGGACAAACAGCGATATTAACGTCGATCACAATTGGGTTGACGGTGATGTATTTACGTTGAATATAGCTAACTCCACAATTGATGACGATTATGAGTATTTCTATTTTACTGACAGCTATTTGAATGCTGATGGTAAAGCTGCTTCAGAAGAGTACCGCACTGCTGACTTAGCCAATTTAGGTACGGCGGTCACGCTGGATGTAGAAAGCAATATCACAATTAGCGATAACTCTCGTGTTGCCGGTATTGCTCTGTCTCAAGGCAACACCAGCAATGAAAAATACACCAGTGAATCTCATACCTGGGATAACAATATTTCTGTTGTTAACTCTACAGTGACTTCTGGTTCGTACACTCCGTTGGAAGGCAATGGTTTCTATGGCAACTCTGCAGAGCCAAGTGACTATTCAGGATCTGGTGGTGGTAACGACGTTGCAATGTCTTTTGCTGATAGCTCAGCATCTGATTATGCGATGAAAAACAATGTAAAACTCGACCATTCAACACTGATGGGTGATGTGAAATTTGAAAGCACCTGGAATGCTAATTTCTATCCCAATGGACATGATTCTAACGACGATGGTGTTCTTAACACCAACGGCGGCTGGGTTGACGATAGCCTGAACGTTGATGAACTCAACATCACCCTGGATAACGGGAGCAAGTGGGTTGGGGCGGCTGAATCCAATTATGAATCTATTAACACGACTCAGATTTACGATGTCGCAGTTAATAGCCTGGAGCCAGCTTCCACTTATGATCATTGGGGTAATACTGTTGATGATCAGAGCTTCCAGAGCGGTCTGTTCAACGTTGCGCTGAATAACGGTTCTGAGTGGAATACTGTTAACGGCTCCAATATTGATACGCTGACTGTGAATAATGCTTCTCAGGTTAACGTAGCTAAAGGCTCATCTCTGTTGGCTGACGCTATTACTCTGACCAACGGTTCGACCATGAATCTGAGTTCAGACGGTGTAGTGGGTACCGATCATCTGACCGTTGACGGTTACAGTAAAGTCGATCTTTATGATGAAACGGCTTACCTGGTTGCAAATACTATTACCGTGTCTAACGGCGGTGAATTCAGTATCGGTGCCGGAGATCTTGATGCTGGCCTGTTTAAAACCGATAAAATGGAACTGACTAATGGTGGTGTCTTCAACATCAATAGTAGTGACTATGTGTTAGATGCAGATTTGGTCAATGGCCATACCAATACCACTAATACTCAAGATGCAACCTATGGTTATGGTGTCATTGCCATGAACTCTGACGGGCATCTGACCGTTAACGGTAATGGCAACACGAACAATCCTGATCAAGAATTTAGTGTAAATGATGCTAATGATGGCACCGTAGCTGCGGCAGGTAATTACAAAGTTCGTATCAATAATTCAACAGGTGCGGGTTCAGTTGCTAATTACAAAGATAAAGAAATTATCTATGTAAATGACCAAAATAGTACGGCAACTTTCTCTGCTGCTAACAAAGCTGATTTGGGTGCTTACACTTATCAGGCTAAGCAGGAAGGAAATACTGTTGTACTGCAGCAAGGTGACCTCACTGATTACGCTAATATGGCGTTGAGCATCCCTTCTGCTAACACCAATATCTGGAACCTGGAACAAGACGCTCTGGCAACTCGCCTGGCTAATGGCCGCCATACTCCAGCGGGTGATACCGGCGGTGCATGGGTAACTTATATCGGTGGTGGTTTCTCCGGCGACAACGGTGTGCTGAACTATGACCAGGATGTTAACGGCATCATGGTGGGTCTGGATAAACAGATCGATGGGAACAGCGCGAAATGGACTGTTGGTGCGGCGGCGGGCTTTGCTAAAGGTGATATCAGCAACAATAGCGGTAGCGTTGATCAGGACAGCCAGTCTGCCCGCATCTACTCTTCAGCTCGTTTCCAGAACAATATCTTCCTGGATTCAACGTTGAGTTATAGCCATTACAGCAATGATTTGACCGCAACGATGAGCAACGGTACAGCGGTTGATGGTGACATTTCTTCCGATGCCTGGGGCTTTGGTATGAAACTGGGCTACGACGTGCAGCTTAACCAGCAAGGTTATGTGACTCCATATGCATCAATTTCTGGTCTGTTCCAGGATGGGGATAATTACCAACTGAGTAACGACATGAAAGTGGGCAGCCAATCTTATGACAGCTTGCGTTATGAGTTAGGGGTGGATGCTGGATATACCATCAACTATGGTGACCAGGCGCTGATTCCCTATTTCAAACTGGCCTACGTTTACGACGATTCCAATGGCAACAGTGCTGATGTCAACGGTGACGACATTGACAATGGTGTAGAAGGCTCCGCTGTACGTGTCGGTCTGGGTAGCCAATTTAGCTTCACCAAGAACTTCGCAGCTTATGCTGACACTAACTACCTTGGCGGTGGTGATGTGGATCAGGATTGGTCAGCGAATGTCGGTGTTAAATACACCTGGTAA